In Maridesulfovibrio sp., a single genomic region encodes these proteins:
- a CDS encoding HD domain-containing protein: MSEIPNREQCEKLLAEHSVSGKVINHCAMVHDVALRIGRDLKWLRDRGPNLALISAAAMLHDIAKGQPDHAEAGAKILRSHGLQAVADIVGAHNDLDFSGEAPVTEKEIVFIADKLVKGEQMVTVAYIYDHKIEACSNDPDTVAILKRMKAVAMRIKSSIEQETGKNLEELAIAEN; the protein is encoded by the coding sequence ATGTCCGAAATACCCAACCGGGAACAATGCGAAAAGCTCCTTGCCGAGCATAGCGTCAGCGGCAAGGTAATCAATCACTGCGCAATGGTCCACGATGTAGCCCTCAGGATAGGCCGGGACCTTAAATGGCTCCGTGACCGAGGCCCCAACCTTGCGCTCATCTCTGCCGCCGCAATGCTTCATGACATAGCCAAGGGACAGCCCGATCACGCCGAGGCGGGAGCGAAAATATTACGCAGCCATGGTCTGCAGGCTGTGGCCGACATTGTCGGCGCGCACAACGATCTGGATTTTTCCGGGGAAGCTCCTGTAACGGAAAAGGAAATCGTTTTTATTGCGGACAAGCTGGTCAAAGGGGAGCAGATGGTCACCGTGGCCTATATTTACGACCATAAAATAGAAGCATGCAGCAACGATCCGGATACTGTAGCCATCCTTAAAAGGATGAAAGCCGTAGCCATGCGCATCAAATCCTCCATTGAACAGGAAACCGGCAAAAATCTCGAAGAACTTGCCATAGCCGAGAACTGA